In Malus sylvestris chromosome 15, drMalSylv7.2, whole genome shotgun sequence, a single genomic region encodes these proteins:
- the LOC126604990 gene encoding protein TIC 22, chloroplastic-like produces the protein MESAKPYPRSNPLLSLSTFIHQHCLRLGAELSTRFEDTKRLAGNFAPLASRRMCSAPVYPPFAWLAQSSHALAATLSSDHVAKSLAGTAVYTVSNSNNEFVLISDPNEAKSIGLLCFRQEDAEAFLAQVRSRRELRSAAKVVPITLDQVYMLKVEGIAFRFLPDPVQIRNALELKSADRSAFDGVPVFQSDLLIMKKKNKRYCPIYFTKEDIEKELSKVSRASRGPGVSQHIMVGSLEDVLRKMESSEKNSGWEDLIFIPPGKSYSQHIQDVVKA, from the exons ATGGAGTCCGCAAAGCCCTACCCGCGCTCAAACCCTCTGCTCTCGCTCTCCACCTTCATACACCAGCACTGCCTCCGCCTCGGCGCCGAGCTCTCCACCCGTTTCGAAGACACCAAGCGGCTCGCCGGAAACTTCGCGCCGCTGGCGAGCAGGCGCATGTGTTCGGCTCCGGTGTATCCGCCCTTCGCGTGGCTGGCCCAGAGCAGTCACGCCCTGGCCGCTACCCTCAGCTCGGACCACGTGGCGAAGAGCCTGGCCGGCACGGCGGTGTATACGGTTAGCAATTCGAACAATGAGTTCGTGCTCATCTCTGATCCCAATGAGGCCAAGTCCATTGGATTGCTTTGCTTTCGGCAGGAAGACGCCGAAGCATTCCTCGCTCAA GTTCGATCGAGGAGAGAATTACGAAGTGCGGCTAAAGTTGTCCCGATTACTCTTGACCAG GTGTACATGCTGAAGGTTGAAGGAATTGCATTCCGGTTTCTGCCTGACCCAGTTCAAATAAGAAATGCACTCGAG CTCAAGTCCGCTGACAGGAGTGCATTTGATGGAGTTCCTGTTTTTCAG TCGGACCTTCTGattatgaagaagaaaaacaagcgtTACTGCCCAATATATTTCACTAAG GAAGATATAGAAAAAGAATTGTCAAAGGTCTCAAGAGCATCTAGAGGACCAGGGGTTTCTCAACATATTATG GTTGGCAGTTTGGAAGACGTTTTGAGAAAAATGGAG TCAAGCGAAAAGAATTCAGGCTGGGAAGACCTGATTTTCATTCCACCGGGAAAAAGCTACTCCCAACACATTCAAGATGTGGTTAAAGCCTGA
- the LOC126604988 gene encoding UDP-glucuronate:xylan alpha-glucuronosyltransferase 2-like isoform X1, producing the protein MVFFFFEIYSNFAVFSSLTTAAKFISQNIYFLIRDGERERERERERERERESLYIYICVCVCVCVCVYRYTESSQKMMEGHAGLQKMMKATSLKSAMVIKINLVLIALLFVVYAALLLQPSSSVYYENAASLIRCSLRECNHKVRWTMEKIVKPVLEETKYNISRPKANMSKIEVPCFLNETMGKGMKIGMVNMDENDLSEWDNHGKAIPILFDRVSDNFKWDDLFPEWIDEEEESDVPTCPEIPMPDFQIYEKMDMVVAKLPCKYPEEGWRREVFRLQVHLIAANLAARKGRKDWNRKTTKVVFWSKCRPMLEIFRCNDLVKQEGDWWLFEPDMARLRQKVSLPIGTCNLALPLWGQQGIDHVYDLTKIRRTTNKPKREAYATVLHSSDMYVCGAITLARSLLQTGTRRDLVLLIDNSISTLKRDALSAAGWKLHVIERIRNPRAENGTYNEYNYSKFRLWQLTEYDKIIFIDADIIVLRNLDLLFHFPQMSATGNDVYIFNSGIMVIEPSNCTFQFLMDHRSDIISYNGGDQGYLNEVFVWWHRLPRRVNFLKNFWANTTSERTVKDELFGADPPKLYTIHYLGWKPWVCYRDYDCNWDVAEQLVYASDVAHERWWRFHDDMDEGLQKFCGLRKIRKNDLDWERRRARKLGFPNGHWKIKIKDPRRKIVVA; encoded by the exons atggttttctttttttttgagatTTACTCTAATTTCGCTGTCTTTAGCTCTCTAACCACTGCAGCTAAATTCATCTCCCAAAACATATATTTCCTAATCcgagacggagagagagagagagagagagagagagagagagagagagagagagagagtctatatatatatatatgtgtgtgtgtgtgtgtgtgtgtgtgtgtctatcgATATACAGAGAGTTCCCAAAAGATGATGGAAGGACATGCTGGTCTTCAAAAGATGATGAAGGCTACTTCTTTGAAATCTGCTATGGTGATCAAAATCAACTTGGTTTTAATTGCTTTGCTTTTCGTTGTCTATGCTGCCCTTCTTCTCCAGCCATCCTCCTCCGTCTACTACGAGAATGCAGCTTCTCTTATTAGGTGCTCATTGCGAGAGTGCAATCACAAGGTAAG GTGGACAATGGAGAAGATCGTTAAGCCAGTATTGGAGGAGACCAAATACAACATATCAAGGCCTAAAGCCAATATGAGCAAGATAGAGGTGCCATGCTTTTTGAATGAAACAATGGGAAAAGGGATGAAAATTGGCATGGTAAATATGGATGAGAATGATTTGAGTGAGTGGGATAATCATGGAAAGGCAATTCCAATCCTTTTTGATCGGGTTTCGGATAACTTCAAATGGGACGATTTATTTCCCGAGTGGATTGacgaagaggaagagagtgacGTCCCAACATGCCCGGAGATACCAATGCCAGATTTTCAAATTTACGAGAAGATGGACATGGTGGTTGCTAAGTTGCCATGTAAGTATCCGGAAGAAGGGTGGAGGAGGGAGGTGTTTAGGCTCCAAGTTCATCTTATAGCGGCTAATTTGGCTGCGAGGAAAGGAAGGAAGGATTGGAATAGGAAGACAACTAAAGTGGTGTTTTGGAGCAAGTGTAGGCCAATGCTGGAGATATTTAGGTGCAATGATTTAGTCAAACAGGAAGGGGATTGGTGGTTGTTTGAGCCAGATATGGCTAGGTTGCGGCAAAAGGTTTCATTGCCTATTGGTACTTGCAATTTGGCTTTGCCTTTATGGGGACAACAAG GAATTGATCATGTGTATGATCTGACTAAAATTCGAAGAACAACAAACAAACCCAAACGAGAAGCCTACGCCACAGTCCTCCACTCCTCCGACATGTACGTTTGTGGCGCCATAACCTTAGCCAGGAGTCTACTCCAAACCGGCACCAGACGCGACCTTGTCCTCCTCATAGACAACTCCATCTCCACCCTCAAGCGCGACGCTCTCTCAGCCGCTGGCTGGAAGCTCCACGTCATCGAACGAATCAGAAACCCTAGAGCCGAAAATGGTACCTACAACGAATACAACTACAGCAAGTTCCGACTATGGCAGCTCACTGAATATGACAAAATCATCTTCATCGACGCCGACATTATTGTCCTTCGAAACCTCGACCTTCTCTTCCACTTCCCGCAAATGTCAGCCACCGGCAACGACGTGTACATCTTCAACTCCGGCATCATGGTCATCGAGCCCTCCAACTGCACGTTCCAGTTTTTGATGGACCACAGAAGTGACATCATATCGTACAACGGTGGCGACCAAGGCTACCTCAACGAGGTCTTCGTGTGGTGGCACCGGCTGCCGCGGAGGGTGAACTTTTTGAAGAATTTTTGGGCCAACACGACAAGCGAGAGGACGGTTAAGGATGAGCTGTTTGGGGCGGACCCACCGAAGCTTTATACGATACATTACTTGGGATGGAAGCCATGGGTTTGTTATAGGGATTATGATTGTAACTGGGACGTGGCGGAACAACTTGTCTACGCGAGTGATGTGGCGCACGAGAGGTGGTGGAGGTTCCACGACGACATGGACGAGGGGTTGCAGAAGTTTTGTGGGCTGAGGAAGATAAGGAAGAATGATTTGGACTGGGAACGAAGAAGGGCGAGAAAGTTAGGGTTTCCAAATGGGCATTGGAAGATCAAAATCAAAGACCCTAGACGGAAGATTGTGGTGGCATAG
- the LOC126604988 gene encoding UDP-glucuronate:xylan alpha-glucuronosyltransferase 2-like isoform X2: MLPFFSSHPPPSTTRMQLLLLGAHCESAITRWTMEKIVKPVLEETKYNISRPKANMSKIEVPCFLNETMGKGMKIGMVNMDENDLSEWDNHGKAIPILFDRVSDNFKWDDLFPEWIDEEEESDVPTCPEIPMPDFQIYEKMDMVVAKLPCKYPEEGWRREVFRLQVHLIAANLAARKGRKDWNRKTTKVVFWSKCRPMLEIFRCNDLVKQEGDWWLFEPDMARLRQKVSLPIGTCNLALPLWGQQGIDHVYDLTKIRRTTNKPKREAYATVLHSSDMYVCGAITLARSLLQTGTRRDLVLLIDNSISTLKRDALSAAGWKLHVIERIRNPRAENGTYNEYNYSKFRLWQLTEYDKIIFIDADIIVLRNLDLLFHFPQMSATGNDVYIFNSGIMVIEPSNCTFQFLMDHRSDIISYNGGDQGYLNEVFVWWHRLPRRVNFLKNFWANTTSERTVKDELFGADPPKLYTIHYLGWKPWVCYRDYDCNWDVAEQLVYASDVAHERWWRFHDDMDEGLQKFCGLRKIRKNDLDWERRRARKLGFPNGHWKIKIKDPRRKIVVA, encoded by the exons ATGCTGCCCTTCTTCTCCAGCCATCCTCCTCCGTCTACTACGAGAATGCAGCTTCTCTTATTAGGTGCTCATTGCGAGAGTGCAATCACAAG GTGGACAATGGAGAAGATCGTTAAGCCAGTATTGGAGGAGACCAAATACAACATATCAAGGCCTAAAGCCAATATGAGCAAGATAGAGGTGCCATGCTTTTTGAATGAAACAATGGGAAAAGGGATGAAAATTGGCATGGTAAATATGGATGAGAATGATTTGAGTGAGTGGGATAATCATGGAAAGGCAATTCCAATCCTTTTTGATCGGGTTTCGGATAACTTCAAATGGGACGATTTATTTCCCGAGTGGATTGacgaagaggaagagagtgacGTCCCAACATGCCCGGAGATACCAATGCCAGATTTTCAAATTTACGAGAAGATGGACATGGTGGTTGCTAAGTTGCCATGTAAGTATCCGGAAGAAGGGTGGAGGAGGGAGGTGTTTAGGCTCCAAGTTCATCTTATAGCGGCTAATTTGGCTGCGAGGAAAGGAAGGAAGGATTGGAATAGGAAGACAACTAAAGTGGTGTTTTGGAGCAAGTGTAGGCCAATGCTGGAGATATTTAGGTGCAATGATTTAGTCAAACAGGAAGGGGATTGGTGGTTGTTTGAGCCAGATATGGCTAGGTTGCGGCAAAAGGTTTCATTGCCTATTGGTACTTGCAATTTGGCTTTGCCTTTATGGGGACAACAAG GAATTGATCATGTGTATGATCTGACTAAAATTCGAAGAACAACAAACAAACCCAAACGAGAAGCCTACGCCACAGTCCTCCACTCCTCCGACATGTACGTTTGTGGCGCCATAACCTTAGCCAGGAGTCTACTCCAAACCGGCACCAGACGCGACCTTGTCCTCCTCATAGACAACTCCATCTCCACCCTCAAGCGCGACGCTCTCTCAGCCGCTGGCTGGAAGCTCCACGTCATCGAACGAATCAGAAACCCTAGAGCCGAAAATGGTACCTACAACGAATACAACTACAGCAAGTTCCGACTATGGCAGCTCACTGAATATGACAAAATCATCTTCATCGACGCCGACATTATTGTCCTTCGAAACCTCGACCTTCTCTTCCACTTCCCGCAAATGTCAGCCACCGGCAACGACGTGTACATCTTCAACTCCGGCATCATGGTCATCGAGCCCTCCAACTGCACGTTCCAGTTTTTGATGGACCACAGAAGTGACATCATATCGTACAACGGTGGCGACCAAGGCTACCTCAACGAGGTCTTCGTGTGGTGGCACCGGCTGCCGCGGAGGGTGAACTTTTTGAAGAATTTTTGGGCCAACACGACAAGCGAGAGGACGGTTAAGGATGAGCTGTTTGGGGCGGACCCACCGAAGCTTTATACGATACATTACTTGGGATGGAAGCCATGGGTTTGTTATAGGGATTATGATTGTAACTGGGACGTGGCGGAACAACTTGTCTACGCGAGTGATGTGGCGCACGAGAGGTGGTGGAGGTTCCACGACGACATGGACGAGGGGTTGCAGAAGTTTTGTGGGCTGAGGAAGATAAGGAAGAATGATTTGGACTGGGAACGAAGAAGGGCGAGAAAGTTAGGGTTTCCAAATGGGCATTGGAAGATCAAAATCAAAGACCCTAGACGGAAGATTGTGGTGGCATAG
- the LOC126601403 gene encoding probable calcium-binding protein CML18 yields the protein MPNMIPSNESEYKLVKIPYTKEQILKIFKRYDKNGDGQLSKAELKEAFAELGAIWPAFRAWDGRRHADDNGDGFISIDKELDKLVDYAVGLGYTISRLIRFVNFSVRSFEESQLGVSYFEESQSSKMTKPIVERRSLGSSTQSASVYAFN from the exons ATGCCCAATATGATCCCCTCAAACGAGAGTGAGTATAAGTTGGTCAAAATACCCTACACAAAGGAGCAGATATTGAAGATTTTCAAAAGATACGACAAGAACGGAGACGGCCAACTTTCCAAGGCCGAGCTCAAGGAAGCTTTCGCTGAACTTGGCGCGATATGGCCTGCCTTTAGAGCTTGGGATGGTCGTAGGCATGCAGATGACAACGGCGACGGCTTCATTTCTATAGACAAGGAGTTGGACAAGCTTGTCGACTATGCCGTGGGCCTTGGGTATACC ATTAGCAGATTGATTCGGTTTGTGAACTTTTCAGTTAGGAGTTTCGAAGAATCTCAG TTAGGAGTTTCTTATTTCGAAGAATCTCAG AGCAGCAAAATGACAAAACCAATAGTTGAACGTCGATCATTGGGATCTTCTACCCAATCAGCATCTGTGTATGCTTTTAACTGA